The following proteins are co-located in the Gossypium hirsutum isolate 1008001.06 chromosome A02, Gossypium_hirsutum_v2.1, whole genome shotgun sequence genome:
- the LOC107952463 gene encoding esterase — protein MSVFLFMLLVSILNPVVSHKSCDFPAVFNLGDSNSDTGGYASAFTPPTSPYGDTYFHMPARRFSDGRLIIDFIAEAFGLPFINAYLDSVGTNFSHGINFATSASTIRLPISVIPNGGFSPFYLGLQYSQFEQFKVRSQVIRKQGGLLASLMPKEEYFSKALYTFDIGQNDLGEGFFSNLTVQEVNASIPDIINKFSANIKNIYNLGARFFWVHNTGPIGCLPYVLVAFASTEKDPAGCLKPYNEVAQYFNLKLKESIAQLRNEFPSAAFTYVDIYSVKYSLFAEPQKHGFELPLVTCCGYGGEYNYSAAVLCGGTITVNGTEIFVGSCDNPSVRVVWDGIHYTEAANKFIFDQISTGSFSDPAVPLKHACQS, from the exons ATGTCTGTCTTCCTTTTCATGCTCCTCGTCTCCATTTTGAACCCTGTGGTTTCTCATAAAAGCTGCGATTTCCCAGCCGTGTTTAACTTGGGTGACTCTAATTCCGACACCGGCGGATATGCTTCTGCGTTCACTCCACCCACTTCTCCTTATGGAGATACCTACTTTCACATGCCTGCTCGCCGATTTTCCGATGGGCGGCTCATCATTGATTTCATAG CTGAGGCATTTGGGCTGCCATTTATTAATGCATATCTTGATTCAGTGGGGACCAATTTCTCGCATGGCATAAACTTTGCCACCTCAGCATCTACAATCAGATTACCTATTAGTGTTATCCCTAATGGTGGATTCAGTCCATTCTATTTGGGGCTTCAGTACTCACAGTTTGAGCAATTCAAAGTCAGATCTCAAGTGATTAGGAAACAAG GAGGGTTGTTGGCAAGTTTAATGCCCAAGGAAGAGTATTTTTCTAAAGCTTTATACACATTTGACATTGGCCAAAACGATCTTGGAGAAGGGTTCTTTTCAAACTTGACTGTACAAGAAGTCAATGCTTCTATTCCTGATATAATCAACAagttctcagcaaatattaag aataTATACAATTTAGGAGCAAGATTCTTTTGGGTTCACAACACTGGACCAATCGGTTGTTTGCCTTATGTTTTGGTTGCATTTGCCTCAACTGAAAAGGACCCTGCTGGTTGTTTAAAGCCTTACAATGAAGTGGCTCAGTATTTCAATCTGAAGCTAAAGGAATCAATAGCTCAACTTAGAAATGAATTCCCTTCAGCTGCATTTACATATGTAGACATCTATTCTGTGAAGTATTCTCTGTTTGCTGAACCCCAAAAACATG GGTTTGAACTTCCACTTGTGACATGTTGTGGCTATGGAGGTGAGTACAACTACAGTGCTGCAGTTCTATGTGGAGGAACAATTACGGTGAATGGTACAGAGATATTTGTGGGTTCATGTGATAATCCATCTGTTCGTGTGGTTTGGGATGGAATTCACTATACTGAGGCAGCTAACAAGTTCATTTTTGATCAAATTTCGACTGGTTCGTTCTCCGATCCGGCTGTTCCATTGAAGCATGCATGCCAGAGCTAG